A region of Dioscorea cayenensis subsp. rotundata cultivar TDr96_F1 unplaced genomic scaffold, TDr96_F1_v2_PseudoChromosome.rev07_lg8_w22 25.fasta BLBR01002168.1, whole genome shotgun sequence DNA encodes the following proteins:
- the LOC120257515 gene encoding cytosolic Fe-S cluster assembly factor NBP35: MGRAEEREMENGNHEIPENANEHCPGPQSESAGKSDACAGCPNQEACASAPKGPDPDLVAISERMATVKHKILVLSGKGGVGKSTFSAQLSFALAGMDHQVGLLDIDICGPSIPKMLGLEGQDIHQSNLGWSPIYLESNLGVMSIGFMLPHPDEAVIWRGPRKNGLIKQFLKDVHWGELDYLVVDAPPGTSDEHISIVQFLLASGIDGAIIVTTPQQVSLIDVRKEISFCKKVGLPILGVVENMSGLMLPISDVGFAKLSESGEEEDVTEWALNYMKTHAPEMLTLFVRKEVFDSSGGGAARMCSEMGVPFLGKVPMDPQLCKAAEEGRSCFTDKKCIASAPALRRIIEKLIVSQE, translated from the exons ATGGGAAGGGCTGAGGAGCGAGAGATGGAGAACGGGAACCATGAGATCCCTGAAAATGCCAACGAAC atTGCCCGGGGCCGCAGTCGGAGTCGGCGGGGAAGTCAGACGCGTGCGCGGGGTGCCCTAACCAAGAAGCATGTGCCTCTGCACCGAAAGGACCTGATCCTG ACTTGGTTGCCATATCAGAGCGAATGGCTACTGTCAAACACAAGATTCTAGTTTTGTCTGGTAAGGGTGGTGTTGGAAAGAGCACATTCTCTGCCCAACTCTCTTTTGCTCTTGCTGGCATGGATCACCAGGTTGGTCTTCTTGACATAGATATATGTGGGCCAAGCATCCCTAAAATGCTGGGCCTGGAAGGGCAGGATATCCACCAAAGTAACCTTGGCTGGTCCCCAATCTACCTTGAATCCAATCTCGGGGTCATGTCTATTGGTTTCATGCTTCCACACCCTGATGAGGCAGTCATATGGAGAGGTCCCCGAAAGAATGGTCTAATCAAACAATTCCTGAAGGATGTGCACTGGGGTGAGCTCGACTACCTTGTGGTAGATGCACCCCCGGGGACATCAGACGAGCACATCTCCATTGTGCAGTTTCTGCTGGCCAGCGGAATAGATGGTGCTATTATCGTCACCACCCCCCAACAGGTCTCACTGATAGATGTGCGCAAGGAGATTAGCTTTTGCAAGAAGGTAGGCCTTCCTATTCTTGGTGTCGTGGAGAACATGAGCGGGTTGATGCTGCCGATCTCGGATGTTGGGTTTGCGAAGTTAAGTGAGAgcggagaggaagaagatgtcACAGAGTGGGCATTGAATTATATGAAGACACATGCACCTGAGATGCTGACTTTGTTTGTTCGTAAGGAAGTATTCGATAGCAGTGGGGGCGGCGCCGCAAGGATGTGCTCAGAGATGGGAGTACCATTCCTCGGTAAGGTACCAATGGATCCCCAGCTGTGCAAAGCTGCAGAGGAAGGCAGGTCATGCTTCACAGACAAGAAATGCATTGCTAGTGCCCCTGCTCTGAGAAGAATTATAGAGAAGTTGATTGTCTCCCAGGAATAG